A segment of the Symmachiella macrocystis genome:
GACGCGGATGTTCATCGCTTCCAGAATCAGCATGATGTCGTTGGCTTCGGCGATGGGAGCAGCCAATTTCAGACCGGTGATGATATTCTCGTGCATCTCCTTTTGCGTCATGCCGGGTTGGTCGTTGCCGCCGACGACAGTCATCTTTTTGCAATTGAGCTTTTTCGCCGCTGCGCATCCTTCCTCAATTTTCTTGACGAAGTTTGCATGGTTTTTAGGGTCGTTCAGTCCGGGGCTAAATCCCCAGGCGGTGAACTGAGCGCACTCAATGCCCAATTCTTGGCTTAGCGCAGCCATCGCGTCAATGTCTTGCCGCTCCCAGGGCCAGAATTCATAAGCGGGATAACCGAACGCGGCCGCTTGTTTGATCCGTTCCAGGAAGGGGAGCTTCTTCCACCACATTTCGATGTTGACTGCGAATTTTGTGTGTGGCGTGCGACCCAATTGGCTGAGCTCTTCAGCAGAGACCTCTTCAGTTGCATCGGCCGACTGGGCGGTCACAAACCCCGCAGCTGCGGCGGTTCCCAAAAAGGCGCGGCGATCAATCATGGGCATGATGACTGCTTTCCAACAGGACAGAATGGCGGATCGTGGTTATTTCCTCAAATTTCCACGCTAACGCACGACTGAACGAGGGTCAACTGACAAAAGAATGTCGTTGACCCGCCGCTTAGGCAGCGATACATTAAATAAGCGATAAACATCAGCTTTGCTGGATTCTCTGGGGTGGGAGGCTTCCATGCTACGAATTCTCGGGAGCCGCACACAACTTTGCGATGGCCTGCCCCGTCGCGAGTTGATGCGCGTCGGTGGGCTTTCTCTGTTCGGCGGCATGACGTTGCCTCGCTTATTAGCCGCCGCACGTCCCTCCCCCGCCGCTCCGATCGGTGGTACTGCGAAGTCGGTGATCTTGCTGAACTTGCTGGGCGGTCCGAGCCAGATGGACATGTTCGACATGAAACCGCTCGCGCCGGTGGAAGTCCGCGGTGAGTTTCAGCCCATCGACACCTCATTGCCCGGATTACAAATCTGCGAGCATTTGCCCAACACCGCGCGGTACATGCATCAGGCGACCATCGTGCGGACGGTCACTCACACCTACAACGCACACAATCCGTTGGCTATGATGACCGGATTCACCGGCGGGGCCAACAATCAACTGGCCCCGGAACCCACCGATCCGCCCGATATCGGCGCCATCTGCCAGTACCTGAATATGGGGCCCCGGGAAATGCCGGGGGCTGTTTGCTTGCCTTGTTTTCCCGGTTTCGGCGAACGGACCATGTACCCCGGTATCCGCCGTCCGGGACCTTACGGCGGATTTTTAGGACATCGCTACGATCCGCTGTTTGGAGAATGCGATCCGAAATTTGATCGCGAACCGAGCGTGAATTATTACGATCCAGTCCGCCCGATGGGAGCGCCGACGCTGCCGGCATTGGACGTCTTACCGGAGATGAACGTCGATCGACTCGACCGTCGTTTGTCGATGCTGCAAAAACTAGACAGCGCGTTCGCGCAAGCGGAATCGTCGCCGGCGATTGCTCGCATGGATGAAGTCCAACAACGCGCGCTGGCCATGCTCTCCACCAGCAAAGTCCGCGATGCCTTTGATCTCGACCGCGAGCCAGACTCCTTGCGCGATCAATATGGTCGAAACATGATGGGCTCCAGCCTGCTGGTTTCACGGCGATTGGTCGAAGCGGGGGTGCCGTTTATCAGCGTGCACGCCGAGATTTTCGGCCGCTATGGGCATTCGTATGACATGCACCAAAACAATTTCGGCATGCTCAAAGAAGAAAACCTGCCGGTACTCGACATGGTCTACCCGGCACTAATCGAAGACCTCGAACAACGTGGCTTGCTGGATTCGACCCTGGTTGTGGTCATGGGAGAAATGGGACGTTCTCCGCGGGTGAATGCCAAAGCGGGTCGCGACCATTGGCCGCAGTGCGGATTCAGCCTGCTCACCGGGGGCGGAGTCCGTCGCGGTACGATCTTCGGGACCACTGACAAACAAGCGGCCTATCCGACTAGCCACCCCGTTTCACCGGGAGATATCGTTGCCACAATCTACCATTTGCTGGGCATCGACCCGCATATGATGGTTCCCGACCGCACGAACCGGCCGATTGCGATCGCCCACGGCGGCAATGTGATCACCGATATTGTAGCGTAAATCGGCCATTCCCAGTCATTGCCAAAGCCGTTGTGCGGTGCCGTTTTATGGCGAAAACTCGCTCGCTTGAACCGAACTGGTAAAGCTGGTAATACAGATGCCTGACCGCCCCATTCTGTCGTGCGCGGTCGTTGCGCTGAAAGCCGTTTGGCTGGATTTTGCGCGAATTTTCTCTTCTTTATGTGACTAGGCTTCAGACAATGCCCATTGCAACACCGGAACAGTATGGCCGTATGCTCGACGCCGCCCAAGCGGGCGATTATGCGTATCCCGCGATCAACGTCACCTCGTTGACGACAATCAACGCCGCTTTGAAGGCGTTTGCCGATAACAAGTCGGACGGCATCATTCAGGTCTCCACCGGTGGCGGACAATTTGCCTCGGGTTTAAGCGTCAACGACGCCGCCAAAGGCGCAATCGTGCTCGCCGAAGCGGCGCATCGCCTGGCTGCGGAATACGACATCTTCGTCGGCCTGCATACCGATCACTGTCAACCGGGCAAAGTCGACGGATTCTTGCGTCCGCTCATTGCCGAAACAGCCCGCCGCCGCGAAGCCGGCTTGCCCAACCTGTTCCAATCGCACATGTTGGACGCTTCGGAATTGCCGCTCAAAGAGAATCTGGAACTTTCACTCGAATTGCTCAAGCTGTGTGCGGGCAACGAGATCATTCTCGAGGTCGAAGCGGGTGTCGTCGGTGGTGAAGAAGACGGCGTGGATCACTCTGATCAACCGGCCGAAAAGTTGTACACAACGACCGAAGACATGCTGGAAGTCTACGAAACCCTCAACGGGCACGGACGTTTTCTGTTCGCCGCCACATTTGGCAACGTACACGGCAGCTACAAACCGGGTGCGGTTAAATTGCGTCCGGATATTTTGAAGCTAGGCCAAGACGCGGTGATTGCTAAGCATGGTAAAGAAGCCGAATTCGATCTCGTGTTCCATGGTGGCTCTGGCACGCCGTTGGAAGAGATCCGCGAAACGTTGGCCTACGGCGTCGTGAAGATGAACATCGACACCGACACGCAATATGCCTTCACGCGTCCGATCGTCGATCACATCATGACGAACTACGCCGGCGTGCTGAAAATCGACGGTGAGATCGGCGTCAAAAAGGCTTACGATCCGCGGAGCTACCTGAAAAAAGGGGAAGCTGGCGTCGCCGAACGTCTCGGCCAAGCCTGCGAAGAACTCCGCTCCACCGGCAAGACCATCGCCTAGTCTCCAATAACGAAATCGCCCCCCGGGATGCTCATGCTAGCGTCCCGGGGCGGCGGTTTGCGCTAGGAAACAGAATTCGCACCTTTCGGCCATCTCACAACTGGTCATTCAAGTGCCCTGTTGTGCAATGTCGATAAGACCTGCATGCGATATGTCCTAATCACACTGCTGTTGCTGAGCTGCCCGGCGTGTACCGCCGCGCGAGCCAAGGCGTTGTTGCCCGACTGGAAGGGGACGACCACCAATGTCGTGGAAGCGCGACAGGTCTGGCACGAATCGACCGGGCACACGCTCAACGCGCCGACCAGCGCCACATACTAGTCGGCTGTCAGTCCAACATCGTCAGCGCGTGTTCGCGGTTCTTCAGCGGGAACTCGACCGGGCCTTTTTGGCGGTGCGATTCAAAGACCGCATGAATCATCTCCGTCGCGCCGGCGGCATTGTAGATGTTGCCCAGCGGCAGACGGTCTTCTTCGATCGCTACGATCAAATCCTTAACGGCTGCGACGTTGCCCGAATGCAAGTTGCCGCCGTCGAGACTTTCCGGTTTGCCCGGTCCATTGGAAGTGATCGGCACCCACTGCGCGCCGGTACGTCCCGGCGACCAAGACGAGTCGGGCAAATAATAGCCCGGCACCAGATATCCGGTGAATAGCTCCGCGATCCCTTTGGAGCCAAATATCTGCAGCCCAAACCGTCGCGGATTGCCCGCCTGATTGCGATACGACGAGAAATAGCCGTTCACATTTTTATCAAAAACGTACGTCGCCGACAGGCCATCACCGGCCAACGGGCCGAGTCCTTCGCCGCCGGGGTGGACGTCCGCTTTGGTCAACGGTTGTCCCTTGTTCGTCATCCGCGCATTGCAAGAACGGGCATCACCGGCCAGTGCGCGCATCAAGTCCAGCACGTGCGTCCCTAACACCCATAGGTCCTCCGCTCCACCGCGGCGATCCTCCTTACCCCGCGCACGAATTTCCAGCAGCGTACCGAGTTTGTCTTCGGCAATCATTTTTTGAATGGCTGTTAGCACAGGCGAGTATCGACTTTGGTGAGCGATCGCCAGTTTCACGTGGGTTGCCTCAACGGCTTTCATCATTTCATCCGCTTCGGCCATCGTACGACAAAATGGTTTTTCCATATACATATGGGCGCCGACCTCGGTACAGGCGAGCACCATTTCGTGATGCCGGTCGATCCACCGCGGTCCTATGGCGACAATATCCGGCTGCTCCTGTTTGAGCATCTGTGCGTAATTGTCATATCCCTTAGCCGCCCCGGTCTTTTTTAAAGCAGCGGCCAGTCCCTCGGCGTTGTCATCCGCGACGGCAACGACTTCGGTTTGGGGAATCTCATGCCACACCGTATCCAGCCCATGCCCATAATTGCCCCGCCCGGTACTGCCAATGATCGCCACGCGGTATTGATCGGCCATGAATTTCAGTTCCCTGTTTTTGCATTGATTCGTAGTGCAGCATTGTCGGGCAGACCCCGTCTGCCGTGCATCATTCGTGTGATACCACCATTGTGCGTTGAACGAATCTGATTTCGCAAGCACAATCCCCGTTTTGCCTCGACGACCGGCCGCGGATATGATTGATGGGTGAACTCCCGGAGATGTGTATGCAGAAGTCAACCGACGCAGAATTGGATGCTTACGTTGCACGCCTAGACCGCAGGCGGTGGTGGTTAATTATTTTAGCGGTGTTGGCCGTACTTGGCATTTTGTTCGGCCTTCTTTCCGCGGCCGGTATTTTTACCCGAGTCCATTGGATTGGTTCCCACGAACTTGACGTGCACGTCCTTGTGCTCGATGCAAGGACGCAAATGCCCATACCGAAGGCCATGGTCACTCTTTTCGATGGGCCATCACATCCATTGGAAATACGCCCAGAAAACCTGAGTAAAATACATTTTGGTCCCGATGCAGATCATGCGAATCCTCTACAGGGGGAGACGGACCAGCAGGGGCGCGTCGTGCTGACGCGGCGATTCATGGCCCACGGCACATACAGCCGGTACTCCGAAGTCGGATCCGTGCTCACGTCAAAAGTCTGGGCCGAAGTTTCCGCACCCGGCTACGGAACCGTGATCATCCCGGTCGGTGGACAAGACGGAAAGCCGCGCGAAATTCAGAACAAAGGCCCTGTTTATTTGACGGTAATGCTCTCTCGGTAGTACCGAACGGTGCTCATCTCATCGTTTCTCGAGACCGGCCGATTTAGAACTCGGGTGGTTTGCTGCGGCGCGTATGTTACATTAAGAATCCGCTGCAAAACACGAAAGAAGGTTAGTGGTTTGCGTACCGATCCCTGTCCGCCCACTCCTCGAACGTCTCCTAGCACGGTGGCTGACTATGCACTCGATGTCGCAACCTTCTCGAATTCTACTGTTCACATGCGTGGCCGTTCTCTGCATTTTTCCGGCAGCAACGGCCGTTGCGCAGGAGCGGTCAATTGCCGCGACGAATACCACACCCAATCTCAATGTGCTTTCCGCGGGGCAGTGGCAACAAATCGACACGGCTGTTGATCGCGGTCTGGAATTTATTGCCCGGAATCAACAAGCGGACGGTTCGTTCATGACTCTCAGGTCAGGGCAACCCGGCGTTTCCAGTTTGTGCATCATGGCGTTTCTCTCGCGCGGGCATGTTCCCGGCATGGGGCCCTATGGCGATCAGTTGGAACGCGCGATTGAATTTGTCCTTTCCACACAACATGCTTCCGGCGTTCTCTCGATCGAGCCTCGTGGCAGCGGAAGCAGGGGGCGGCCGAATTACAATCATGCCATCGCCGGGCTGATGCTAGGCGAGGTCTATGGCATGACCACCGGAGATCTCAGCAACCGCATCCGAGAATCAATTCCCCGCGCGCTTAAGTTTTCCCGCATGCGACAAACCCGCCGCAAACGCAATCCCCGCGATCACGGCGGTTGGCGATACATTGCTCCCTACGGCCCCAACGATTCTGACCTGACCGCCACGAGTTGGCAATTGATGTTTTACCGCTCCGCCAAGAACGCCGAATTCGACGTGCCGGCCGAATTCATCGATGATGCAATGGGGTACGTTCGCCGCTGTTATGTCCCGCAGAAGGGGGAATTCGTCTATGGACTAGCGCATGACGAAGAACACTACGCCAGTGGCGGCACTGTGGGCGGAGGCATTGTGGCCCTCTCTATGGGCGGTGAACACCATACCGAAATGGCGCAGGCCGGCGGACGCTGGATCTTGCAACACCCCTTCACGCACTACAATCGCCGTCAACAAAGCGACGACCGTTACCACTACAGCGCCTACTATTGCAGCCAAGCCATGTTTCAGCTCGGCGGAAAATACTGGGAGCGGTTTTACCCCGACTTGCAAAAAGTGCTGCTCACCAATCAACGGGCCGACGGTTCCTGGGACCGCGAAGCGATGCACGACGGCCAATTCGGCAACGTCTACACGACAGCCCTCACCATCCTGGCCCTCACACCCCCGTATCAGCTACTCCCGATTTATCAGCGCTGATGGTCTCTCCTGGGGCGCAGGGGCAAACAAACAAAACCGCCGCCTCGGAAATAGAGCAAGCCTTTCGCCGAGTGCCCTGCAGGACGCGTCGAAAGGCTCGTTTTCTAACATTGTCGGGACGACGTTGCGGAGCGACCTGGCTTTAGATAACGGTGCTCAACGTGGCTTTCATTTGACTGGTTGCGGCGCTGGCGGGGTCCAATTGCCCTCGATGATTTGCCAGCCGGGCAAGTAGCAACGAACGATGTAGTTCCACCCGTCATTGATTGGCAAGTAGTTCGTCGCCTTTGGGTCGCCGCCAAAGTGAATCGTGACCGTTCCGTCACTGTTGCGTTTGGCGGTGATGCTGTTGAACGAGTAGGCGTTGAGTTTGTTAGGAGTAAAGAAACCGTCCTTGTTTTAGAGCGTGACGGACCAAAAGGCCTCAACGGGCACGTCCTTGGGCATCGTCAGCGTGTAGGCGGTCTTGCCGTCGTTCTTCTCCGGCACGACGTTGAAGTACATCGCTCCGCGCTGCGGGTTGCCACCCCAGCCGTACGCGGCACCGATTAGGTGCTGCGTCGGGTCGACTTCACCTCGGGGACCGAAGGCCTTCGGCACGCCATCGAGCTTCGACACCAGACCATTAAGCGCCTTGCGGGTCGCCACGAGTGACGTCTCGTCCCAATCCGGCAATTCCAGCTTGCCCGGCGACGCCTGCTTGATCTGGATCGCGTCTTGCATTGCGTGGGCCTTCTTCATGTCCTCCCGGCTGTTCGGATCGCAAAACGTGCGGAACAAAACCATCACATACCGCGTGCCGACAGTGTCGATCGTCAGCTTCACCTCGCCCGCGCCGTTCTTGAGCACCGGGTTGTATTCGTCCTGATCGATCACTAACAGCGACTGGAACCGGTCCGTTGATTCCGGTTTGATGACCGTCACCGGGCTGGTCAGGTCATAAACGCCGAACGAGTACAGCGTGTCCCGGTTGCCACGGATCGTCGTCTGGTTCTCGACCGAGTACACCTCGCGAAAGTTCATGAACTTGCCCACGCCCCCGGCCTTGTCAGCATAGCCCTTAAACTGCATGTCGCTCTCAGCACGAACATAGTTCAGGACATTGACTGGTTCGCCGGCATACGCCGCAGTCGACGTGAGGCAGAAAAACAATGCGAAGGTGATTCGTGCAGAGATCATCGGAAACTCCTACAAGTAGTTTCAAAACTCTCTGACGCGTCTCACTGACACTGATCTGAACGTTTCGAGAACAAGCGCAACCGGGTTTTGAAACTGGTTCTAGACAAACAGTTTCAAGGTGGCGAAAGCCGCGTCGGTGGTCCACAAAAGCGTCCCCATCTACGCCTTGCTTGACGCGACGGTGAGCATGTCGCGGCCAAGTTATATTGTTTGCGACGCACAAGAACAATTAATTGTTGGCGGCAGATATAAGTAGTAATTGGACGGCCAAACCGATGAGAGCAGCGTTCAAACAAATGGCCGGATTGAAAGAATAGTCGGGACGACAGGATTCGAACCTGCGACCCCCGGCTCCCAAAGCAACTATCTTAGACGCGAATAGCCTGAAATTCCTCGGTGTTTATAGGCATTCTAGCCACCAAAACGCCTTTTGCAAACACTATCACTGAAGTGCATTGTTTCCCATGTTTTCGCGGTACTTTAAGAATCGGCCGGTGGCGAATCCGGTAGACTACCGGTAGTCCTGCCTCGCGCGTGCGTGCGAGGGAGAAGAAAGAATTCGGAATCCTCTCTCGCCCCAGAAGGACATCCCCCAGGCCGCGTTTGCCCCGTCGTCTCACCGTTTGGGGGATATGGCGATACACAGCGGTTGGCATCTGCGTCGCATCATGCCACCTTCAACGACATCGGGTATCCAATCTGATCGAATGCCGCTTCAAATGCGCCGACCACCACCGGGATTCCGCTGGCCGTGGTAAATATCGCGCCATGCAACGTCAGCACGAATACTTCGGGATGCCGGGCAATCAGGTCGGCCGCGACGGTCTCAATGACGAGCTTCGACTCTTCCTGCTGTAGCCGACGAATCAGGTTTTCGTGCTCCCAACCGTCCCGGTTTATTTCGCGAATAAATTGGTATACCGAAGGGAACAACCGTCGGAATGCATCCTCGACATCGGACGGATATTCAGCCCCGTGTCGATTGGCCTTCCGCTTCGCTACGACATCGGCCAGAAACCGCTTCTTCAGGTCGTTGCGGGTGAAATTGGGACATGCCCCAATTCTCAGTTCGGTCAGCAGAAAATCGTAGAATTCACCCGTCTGGACCAGCTCGCAGTATCGATCAACATCCCCGCCGTGGGACGATGGAGCCCGCTTGTCCTGCTTCTGTTGCCTGTTCCTTCCTGCGCCCTGATTGGGCTTTGTCCTCTGTCTTGGACCTTAACTCTCTCCCGATGAGTGCTGGTTGACAACAGCGAATATCGACGTGCTGTAGCGGTTCTGACCGGAGGCGAAGCGCCGGCCGAATCTCCAGTTTCATGGAAGTGATGTTGTTGCTCAGTCGTCCGAATCGACCGACGTTGACATGAAAATCCCGATCTTCGATATCGCGGACCAGCACGCCTTGGCTATCCCACGGATTCGACCGTTGGGGCAAAGACGCGATGATGTCACGGACCTGATTCCCGTCGATCGTCAAAAGTTGCTGATGCCGCTCCAGGGCGAAGTGCTCGGGCTTCATTCTTGATTGCCGCTCGTGTTCTGCTTCCTCGTGAAACGATCGCAGTCGATCAATCAACCGGAAATCTTCCGCCGCGATGCGGACGTGCTTGTCGTCGCGGAATCTCTCTGCCAACCGATACCCGAACGACTGCTTCCCTACCTGATAAGGAACTCGCTCAACAGCTCCACGTTCCAGCAATGCATCCACCACATGGTTGTAGCGGTGCTTGTGCATGATGTTCCGTAAGTACTTGGCCATTAGGCGGACGTTCCCAAATTGATCAACTTGACCGCGAGCTGTCTTGGTGAGAATCAGCGACATGAAATAGCGAGCGTCATCAGCCTGGTGAATCAAATTCGGTGTCCGCAGGAATTCACGCGGGTGAAACGATTCAGGCAAGCAGAATTGGAAAAGTCCGTTCATTCGTCGGACTCCCAATTCATTTGCTGGAGTGCAACGTGTACGGTGTTCCTCACGCCGTCCAGGAATGCCGCGTCTTTTTCTTCCTCTGCAACCTCGTGGTTGTAGGCGTCTATGTCGATGACCAATTCAATCGCCGTGGTGAGAATCGTCTGCAAGTCGTCCGGATCGAGGGCTTCCAACTCGAAAACCGAATCGCCGTACTGATCAACGAACCGGTCATAATTGGTCGATGTGGCCTTGGCCGTCATCACAGGTGGCAATTCGTATTCTTGCACCTGCTGCGCGGTCAGCGCCACCTTAATCGGATGGATTTCCTCGATGCCGAAATCATCACGCTTCGACCGGGCGAAGCTTTGTGCAATCTCTTCACCGTCCGGATCGAAGTCGGAAACCATCAGGAGAATCAACTTGGCTTTGCCACTGCGTTGAAACCGCTTGGCCATCGCGTACCGGGGTGGCAAACTGCAATACCCGCGACC
Coding sequences within it:
- a CDS encoding hydroxypyruvate isomerase family protein codes for the protein MPMIDRRAFLGTAAAAGFVTAQSADATEEVSAEELSQLGRTPHTKFAVNIEMWWKKLPFLERIKQAAAFGYPAYEFWPWERQDIDAMAALSQELGIECAQFTAWGFSPGLNDPKNHANFVKKIEEGCAAAKKLNCKKMTVVGGNDQPGMTQKEMHENIITGLKLAAPIAEANDIMLILEAMNIRVDHKGHCLYGSPPSIHICNEVGSPHVKINWDLYHMQITEGDLCGHLREGMKAGQIGYLQLADTPGRNEPGTGEIHYNRVLKEAYDLGYRDFLGLECRPKTTELAAAQGVAAADVW
- a CDS encoding DUF1501 domain-containing protein; amino-acid sequence: MLRILGSRTQLCDGLPRRELMRVGGLSLFGGMTLPRLLAAARPSPAAPIGGTAKSVILLNLLGGPSQMDMFDMKPLAPVEVRGEFQPIDTSLPGLQICEHLPNTARYMHQATIVRTVTHTYNAHNPLAMMTGFTGGANNQLAPEPTDPPDIGAICQYLNMGPREMPGAVCLPCFPGFGERTMYPGIRRPGPYGGFLGHRYDPLFGECDPKFDREPSVNYYDPVRPMGAPTLPALDVLPEMNVDRLDRRLSMLQKLDSAFAQAESSPAIARMDEVQQRALAMLSTSKVRDAFDLDREPDSLRDQYGRNMMGSSLLVSRRLVEAGVPFISVHAEIFGRYGHSYDMHQNNFGMLKEENLPVLDMVYPALIEDLEQRGLLDSTLVVVMGEMGRSPRVNAKAGRDHWPQCGFSLLTGGGVRRGTIFGTTDKQAAYPTSHPVSPGDIVATIYHLLGIDPHMMVPDRTNRPIAIAHGGNVITDIVA
- the fbaA gene encoding class II fructose-bisphosphate aldolase — its product is MPIATPEQYGRMLDAAQAGDYAYPAINVTSLTTINAALKAFADNKSDGIIQVSTGGGQFASGLSVNDAAKGAIVLAEAAHRLAAEYDIFVGLHTDHCQPGKVDGFLRPLIAETARRREAGLPNLFQSHMLDASELPLKENLELSLELLKLCAGNEIILEVEAGVVGGEEDGVDHSDQPAEKLYTTTEDMLEVYETLNGHGRFLFAATFGNVHGSYKPGAVKLRPDILKLGQDAVIAKHGKEAEFDLVFHGGSGTPLEEIRETLAYGVVKMNIDTDTQYAFTRPIVDHIMTNYAGVLKIDGEIGVKKAYDPRSYLKKGEAGVAERLGQACEELRSTGKTIA
- a CDS encoding Gfo/Idh/MocA family protein, whose translation is MADQYRVAIIGSTGRGNYGHGLDTVWHEIPQTEVVAVADDNAEGLAAALKKTGAAKGYDNYAQMLKQEQPDIVAIGPRWIDRHHEMVLACTEVGAHMYMEKPFCRTMAEADEMMKAVEATHVKLAIAHQSRYSPVLTAIQKMIAEDKLGTLLEIRARGKEDRRGGAEDLWVLGTHVLDLMRALAGDARSCNARMTNKGQPLTKADVHPGGEGLGPLAGDGLSATYVFDKNVNGYFSSYRNQAGNPRRFGLQIFGSKGIAELFTGYLVPGYYLPDSSWSPGRTGAQWVPITSNGPGKPESLDGGNLHSGNVAAVKDLIVAIEEDRLPLGNIYNAAGATEMIHAVFESHRQKGPVEFPLKNREHALTMLD